The nucleotide window CTTTAGCATGTTGTATTAATGTAGTTTCTGTAGTAGTTAGTCCTGTTTGGCTATTACTAACATAACTTCTTGCAGTGCCAAGGCGCTGCATTGGTGTCACTTCAGGATTTCTGGTAATACCTTGACGCTTATCTACTTTGCCTAAATATCTGTCAATTAAACTATCAATGGCTTTGATTGCTTCTTTAGAACTTTCAACTTGTGCTTTGTACAATTCTTTGTCAAGCTTAGATAATTCTTTCTTATAGTTTACGGCAATAGTTTTACTTTTTACCAATTGTTCAACGGCTTCAGCGGCCTTTTGCTGTAACTGTTCTAAGTGCTTTGAAGCAGTATAAACTTCATCAATATTCTTTTGTGATATATTTAATCGAGGATCTGACTTTACGGAAATCTTTGTTTCTGAAGTTATATCTCCATAATACAATACAGCTTTGTAATTTCCAGGTTTTACACTAATTCCACTTGGTTCTCGGTCTTGTTTACGTACTCTGCGAGAAGGTCTACTTACACCAGCTTCGTCCATATACCAAGTCCATTTATGCAGTCCGTTTTCTTTAGGTGCCTTTTGCTTTAGTGTTCTAATTAAGCGGTCTCCATCATAAATTTTTAAAGTTAGAGAGTCCCAACTAATCTCATTTACAACTTTTTTGTCACTTATATTTTTATCACCTTTTTTAGCATCTGTTTTAATGTCGGATTTAACAGGTTCTTTTTTATTAAATAAGTACGAAAAGTGAGCACCATAACCACGATTTTCACCATGATACATTGCATCTGCACCAAAACGACTTCCCGTTGGTTGTTGGTAAGCCGCTTGATATGCTGTAGGTGGATCAAACAATTCAATATTTGAATTGATGATCGATTTGTTTTTTGCTATAGCCCTTAAAGGTCTTATGTCGTCTAATACCCAAGCCGCTCTGCCAAACGTACCTATAACTAAATCATGTTCTCTGGGATGAATTACTAAATCCTTTACAGATGTTGTTGGGAAGCCTTCCGTCCATTTGGTCCATTTTTCGCCTGCGTTTAGGGATATATATAGTCCATCATCAGTTCCTAAAAACAAAAGATTTGGTTCTTCAATATCTTCAACTATAGCTAACGTGTAACTTTTTACATCTCTTTCATCTACAATACGTTCCCAAGATTTCCCATAATTCTTGGTTCGGTAAGCATAAGGCGCGTAGTTAAAGCGACGGTAATCATTGGCAATTAACAATGCTTCACCTTTGTTTTTGTTGGAGGCTTTTATTTGTGCAATCCAACTTCCTTTTGGTAAACCTGTTATGTTTTTAGAAACATCGTTCCAGTTTTTGCCACCATCTGTAGTGTAATGTACACGACCGTCATCTGTACCTGCCCAAAGCATATCTTTTTCCACAGGTGAAGGTTCTATGACTAAGATTGTACAGTGATTTTCTGCACCAGTAGCGTCCATGGTTAAACCTCCGCTTTCAGATTGTTTCTGTTTTTCTGGGTCATTAGTGGTAAGATCTGGTGAAATTATAGTCCAAGTTTCGCCTTTATCGGTAGATTTATGAACAAACTGGCTACCAAAATAAATGGTGCTATTATCAAACGGATCAATATTTATGGCCGAATTCCAGTTAAAACGCAATTGCATCTCTGGATCGGGATGCGTTGGTCGCACGCCATAATTGTTCCCTGTTTGCCAATCGTAACGGCTTACATAGCCTTGTTGGCTCATGGACCAACCATAGCGCGAATCGTCTCTATCTGGGACCACATCAAAGCCATCGCCAAAACTAATTTCTTGCCAGTAACTATTTCTTATGCCTTGGTCTTTCCACACATAAGCAGGTCCTCGCCAAGAGCCATTATCTTGCATGCCTCCATAAACATTATATGGAAATTCGTTATCTACATTAATATGGTAAAACTGAGCTACAGGAAGATTACCAATAAAACGCCAAGATTTTCCTCCATCTTTGGTAATATTCATTCCACCATCATTGCCATCGATCATAAAACTACCATCTTCTGGATGAATCCACCACGCATGATGATCTGGATGTACACCATTGCTTACACCATAAGCAGGCATAAGCTGTTCAAAATTTTTACCACCATCTTCAGAAACGTTTACGTACGTAAAAACGGAATACACACGATTCTCATTTTGAGGATCTACATAAATTTCAGAATAGTAAAACGGACGATTACCAATATCGTTTTTATCATTAATTTTTTTCCACTTAAAACCACCATCTTCACTTTTATAAAGCGCATTTTTTTCGGCTTCAACAAGTGCGTATACAATATTTGGTTTGTTAGCCGCAATGGCTACGCCAATACGGCCTAAATTTCCTTTGGGAAAACCATCATCTGGCGTAATTTTTTTCCATGTTTTACCACCATCGTGCGTCATGTGTAAACCAGAGCCTTCTCCACCAGAGTTAAAAAACCAAGGATCGCGTTTATGTTCCCACATAGCTACAAACAACTTATTAGGATTTGTAGGGTCCATTACCATATCTGCTACACCAGTTTTGTTATTGGCAAATAATATTTTATTCCAAGTTTTGCCACCATCAGTAGTTTTGAAAACGCCGCGTTCTGGGTGTTCTCCCCAAGGTGAGCCAATAGCACCAACATAAACCACGTTTGGGTTGCTTGGGTCCACAATGATTCTGTGGATATGCCTAGTTTTTTCCAGACCCATAGCCATCCACGATTTACCACCATCGAGAGATTTGTAAATACCGTAACCGCCATTAAGGGAATTTCGTGGATTGCCCTCACCAGTACCTACCCAAATAACACTTGGATTTGACTGCTGAATTTCTACCGCACCAATTGAAGCAGTAACTTCTTTATCAAAAATAGGCTCCCATTTTATACCGCCAGATGTTGATTTCCAAAGCCCACCAGAAGCCGTACCTACATACATAATGTCAGGATTGTTATTTACAACATCAATGGCAGTAACACGGCCAGACATGCCTGCAGGACCAATGTTTCTTGGTGTCATTTTTTTTACTAAATCCATCGAGAATTCTTGCGCAGAAATAAAGCTTATGCAGAATAGAAAAACCAAGGGAAAGATATGTTTCATTGTTATTAGGTTAGTTTAATTCAGCCTAAAAATAACGAAAACTTATTTGTGAAATCTTAAGGAGTTGTTAAGGTCAATTTATACCTGTTTTTTAATTTAAAAAGTAGTATTTTTATGATGCTATGAATGAAAAACAAAACAGATCAGGATTCGTATTTAAAACTTACGAAGCACCACACCAATCTCCTTTTGAAAAACTCTTCGAAATTTTTAAAGAGTTGATTACATACACATCGGGAGATTTTGATGAAGCCATTGATTGGTTACGCCAACTCGATAAGGAATACGAGCTTACCACACCAGACTATACCATTGACGATTTTATTGAAGACCTTAAAAATAAAGGTTATATACGCGAAGAGATTGAATTTGGCGACGAAGGTGATGGCAGCGGAAAAGGAAAACTATCTATTACCGCAAAGACCGAACGTGCTATTCGTAAACAGGCCTTAGAACATATTTTTGGTAAAATAAAGCGAAGCGGTTCTGGCAACCACAAAAGCAAAGGTCTTGGTATTGGCGATGAGCATACAGGCGATTTTAGAGCTTACCAATTTGGCGATGCACTCGAAAAAGTATCTGTGACCGAAAGTTTGCGTAACGCTCAAATTAACAATGGCATCGGTGATTTTAGCCTAACCGAAGACGATTTGGTGGTTGAAGAAACCCTACACAAAAGCCAAATGAGCACAGTGCTGATGATAGATATTAGTCACAGCATGATTTTGTATGGCGAAGATCGTATTACACCTGCCAAAAAAGTAGCCATGGCCTTGGCCGAATTAATCACCACACGCTACCCTAAAGATACACTTGAAATTTTGGTATTTGGCAATGATGCTTGGCCCATTAAAATAAAGGAATTACCGTATTTAAAAGTTGGGCCATTTCATACCAATACTGTTGCAGGTTTACAATTGGCTATGGATATGTTACGTAGAAAACGAAATACTAATAAACAGATTTTTATGATAACCGACGGTAAACCCAGTTGCTTGCGTATGCCAGACGGCCAATATTATAAAAACAGTAATGGCTTAGATCCTTTTATCACCAATAAGTGCTATGCTATGGCGCAACAAGCCAGACGTTTGCACATTCCTATCACCACATTTATGATTGCGGAAGATCCGTACTTAATGCAGTTTATTAGGGAGTTTACACAAGCTAATCGCGGAAAGGCTTTCTACACAGGCTTAAAAGGATTGGGACAAATGATATTTGAGGATTATGAAAACAACAGAAAAAAACGTATCTCCTAATTTAATATCACGAAATGTTCCCTTGAGGGGACTTTAGGGGTGTCTTAGAAATATAAGAAAATAGAATATAGAGCATAGACTTAAGACTTATGAAAAAAAATAAAATTACCACACTAGGCGAATTAAAACAATCTGGTTACCAGCCAAAATCCATAAAGGACGAACTACGAGATAACCTCATTGCCAACATTAAAAATAAAAAGAATACGTTTGAAGGGATCCACGGTTACGAAAACACGGTAATACCAGAATTGGAACGTGCCATTTTATCGCGCCACAACATCAATTTATTAGGATTGCGAGGCCAGGCAAAAACGCGTTTGGCACGTATGATGGTGAACCTCTTAGATGAATACATTCCTGTGGTTGAAGGCTCGGAGATTAATGACGATCCGCTCAATCCAATATCAAGATACGCCAAAGAATTAGTTGCCCAAAAAGGCGACAACACACCAATCTCTTGGTTACATAGAAATGAGCGCTTTGCAGAAAAACTCGCCACACCAGATGTTACCGTTGCCGATATTATTGGCGATGTGGACCCAATAAAAGCCGCTAACCTAAAACTGAGTTATGCAGATGACCGTGTGATTCATTACGGCATGATTCCGCGTGCCAACCGTTGTATTTTTGTTATTAATGAGTTACCAGATTTACAAGCCAGAATTCAGGTAGCTCTATTTAATATTTTGCAGGAAGGTGATATTCAAATTAGAGGATTCAAATTACGACTGCCTTTAGATATGCAGTTTGTGTTTACGGCAAACCCAGAAGATTATACCAATCGTGGTAGTATTGTAACACCATTAAAAGATAGAATTGGTTCACAGATTTTAACGCATTATCCTGAAAGTGTAGAAATTGCACGTACCATTACCTCACAAGAGGCCAAGTTAGTTGAGAGTCAGGCAACCTCTGTATATGTACCAGATTTGGCCAAGGATTTATTAGAACAAATTAGTTTTGAAGCACGCGAGAGCGAATACATTGATGCAAAAAGTGGTGTAAGTGCCAGAATGAGCATCACCGCTTTTGAAAATTTGCTGAGTACCGCAGAGCGACGTGCGTTGTTGGCTGGTGATGAAAGCACTTCTGTAAGACTTTCAGACTTTATAGGTGTTATTCCTGCCATTACAGGAAAAGTAGAATTGGTGTATGAAGGCGAACAGGAAGGTGCCGATTTTGTCGCCAACGAATTGTTGAACAGTGCTATAAAAACATTATTTCCTGAATATTTTCCGAAGATTGAAAAATTAGAAAAGCAAGGTGACGAGACACCTTACGATGCATTGATTTCATGGTTTTTTAATGGTGATGGTTTTGAATTGTTGGATGATTTTGATGATGCCACTTACCAATCAAAATTAGATGAAATAAAACCTTTAGACACATTAATTGCCGATTATCAACCAGATATAGACCCAAAAGATGTGTATTTTGAAAAAGAATTCATTCTTTGGGGATTAACCCAGTTTAAAAAACTGAGCAAATACAGATATGCAGAGGGAACTCAATTTAAGGATCCTTATGGCAGTTATATTAGTGGTCTGTAGTTTAGTAAAATCAAATAACTGTCAGTTCGAGCGTAGTCGAGAACCTTTTAGGGATTGCATTTTTTTGCTTCGCCATGTGTTTTCGGAAAAAAATTCCTCAACCAATTCTCGAACTGACAGATTAACTAACATATATTAGTTCTTACTTTCTTCAACAGGCTCAAAAACCCACCAAGTTTCTCCAGTTTTGGGTCTAAAACTTAGTTTTATAATTCCATCTTTAGAATAAATAACATAATATCCTTGGATTTTAAGATTTTCATCATTCAAAGTGGCTGTCATTTCGCCATCATTATACGTTGCAACGATGCCATTGTTAAACTCAAACGTAGCATTGTACATTTTAGGATTAAGCGTTGATGGCGTCATTGTTTTCTTCATGCTCAAGCTTTTTGTAAAATCTTTGGCATCGTAATTATACATTCCGTAATCTTCCTTTTTCTTTTTGGTTTTATTATGCTCTTTTTGAGTATCGTAATAAGCAATATTGCTTTTAATTTCAACTTTTCCTTTTTTTAAATAATAAGTATTGCTTGATGTTTTGTATGGCGGATTAACAACAAGCGTATAAGGCTTATTAATATTAAAAGATTTTTCTTTTGATGTATTGCTGAAAACAACGCTGTCGTTTTCGTCCTTTAGCTGAAACTCTGTGCCTGGCGGATATTTTATAAAGTCATTTTCCGTATGGCTTCGTGTAATTTTTAAATAATTGCTCTGTGCCAATCCTAAGTTCATTATTGCTAAAAGGAATAGTGTTGTTACTGTTTTCATTTTGTTCGTGATTTTCATAATTTTTGTTTTTAATTAATATTAATTTTTAATTCATTCTGTTTTTTTCATTTTCAATTCCTGTATCACGCTTTCTAGCTTTTTTAATCTCATTACGACCGAAATTATAAGTTAAGTTAAAACGGACTTGTCGGCTATCGCTACCACCATTTCCATCGATGAATAAATCACCAAATCGCGTGGAACCTTGCCAAGGTGATGTAAACAATATATCGTTAAAGCCCAATCTTGCCGTGAGTTTTTCATCAAAAAATTTCTTTTGAAAGGCAAGATTTAATGAACCCAAACTTCGGGTTTCGTAGGTGCCTCCCCAAACTGAAGGTGAACTGTACCAACCTGAAACTTCAAAAGTGATATCCTTAGGTAGCTTAAAGGTGTTTTGCGCATACAAGCTCAGTGTATTTTGCTTTGTTGAAACAAAGTCTGGATTTGTTGCTTCATAAATACTTCTATAAGCATTAAGGCTAAAATAAACACGCCACCAATCATTAAATTTTGTTGGATATGAAATGCCTAAATTGATGATTTTTTGGTTGGCTACATTTCTTTGAATGATAAAGTTTTGGTCATCACCTAAAGCTTCTGTCACCTGCGCAAAAAAATCGGATATAAAACTGTAGCTCAATGATGTTGTTAATCTATAATTGTAGGTATGCGAGAGCTTTAAATTATCCGTGTATTGCGGCTGTAAAAAGGGATTACCTTGTCTAAATGATAACTCGTCAATGCGGTATTGAAACGGATTTAAACTTTGATAATTTGGTCTTTGAATACGCTTGCTATAGATTAATGCCAAACTGTTCTTTTGATTAACTTGATAGGTAATGCCACCACTCGGAAACCAATTCGTGTAATTTCTAGTCACACGGTCGTCTGCGTTATCCTGCATACTTTCCAACTGTCCATCGGAAATGGTTGTTTCGGTACGTAATCCAATCTGAAAATTAAATTTTTTAAATTTTCTATTGTAGTTAAAATATGCCGCAATAATCTGTTCGTCGTAAATGAAATCGTTTGATTGTGTTTCGTCTAAATTGTTATTACCATTGGTTCTGTCAAAAGCATCGAAACTGTTGTCGGTATTGACTTTAGAATATTTTGCACCCAAACCCAGCTTTCCTTTCAGAAAATTTTGTTCATAATCTGCTTGGGCTGAAAAGATGGAAATATCAATCGGTGTATCAAAAAAGACAATGTTTTCACTTAAAACTTGAGTTTCATTACCATTTAAATAACGATTGGGTTGAAGGTTGGTACGGTCACTATCATATTTTCCGAAATCGACATCAATATTTAAAGAATGACCCAAAGTATCTTTAAATCGGTAATTGAGGTTGGCATAGAGATTTGAGGTTTGATTGTCCGAATCACTTTCAGCAATTAAAACTTGATTAGGATTGTCGTTACCAAGGGGTGTAATTGGTGTACGGCTATCGCTTTCAGAATTTGAATTGTTGAAATTTCCTGTTAGGATAATTCCAAAAGTAGATTCTGGTGTTGTGAAATAGTCAAAACCTATTCTAATGTTGTTGCTATTATTGTCAAAAATAGTTTCAGTTCTGGCATCGAAATTAGTACCATTTTGTGTTCGGTTGAGGTTTATAAAACTAAAACTCTTCCCAAAATTATTGCTGTAGGTGCCGTAAATACTTGTCTTTTTATTTCGGTTATTGAATGAAACAGAACTGCTCGTTCTGGCAAATTCACCAACAGTCAAACTTGAAGCTAAACTTCCGTTTGTGCCTAAGGTTTTATCGCGTTTCAATTTAATATTGATGATGCCTGCGTTACCTTCCGCATCATAGCGTGACGAAGGTTGCGTTATAATTTCTAAAGCTTCAATATCGCTGGCTTGCAATGTTTTAAGAAAGTTTACCAAATCCTGACCTCGTAAAACGGATGGTCTATCATCAATATAAATAAGGACACCAGCTTTTCCTTCAACCACAATATTATCCGAATTATCGATAATGATGCCAGGTGCTTTTCGCAGCAGTTCAAAACCCGAATCGCCAATGGCATTAATCGTTCCAGCAACGTTAAAAACGGTTTTATCGGCTAGAACTTGAATCATGGGTTTTTCGGCGACCACGGTTACTTCTTCCAAGGCTTCCGAGGCTTCTTTCATCACTATAGTTTCAAAGTTTTTGGCATTATTTTCAATACTGAAATTTTCAAATTTATAATCTTCCATACCTAAACTGGTAATCAATAATGTGTACGTTCCATTTTCAATGGATTTGTACTTAAATATGCCGTTTTCGTTAGTTAATTCACCTTTTATAAATGCACTAGTTTCTGCATTAAGAAGCGAAACAATAGCGTTTGATATCGGTTGGTTGTTTGCATCCACTACTTTACCTGTAATACTATTTTGGGCAAATGCGAAATTTATGGATAGCACTACTGTTAATTGTAAAAGTCGTTTCATCGTGTAATTTTTTATTCTGATACAAATCTGCAAAACACAATTAGGAACTACACGTTGAAAATGTTGAGTCGGCATATGGACTGATGAGTTGCCTTTCCCATTCATCTGTATATAGGACAACTCGTCTGTTTTTACTTTAAAATGGGTAAAGTAAAAAGTATATTTAGGCTTAATTTATTTCGGGATTAAAATGAAAATTAAAGCAAGACATATAGCCATCATAGCATTATTTTACCTGTTCTTTTCGGTACTTTACCGCATTGTCCTTTGGTATAGCGGAAATAATTATCCAGAAGAAGGATTTTGGGGTTGGGCCAATCCAAAGGGTTATTGGAATATGTCAGGTATGCAGTATCTATTTTATTTTTTTGCATCACTATTAATATGGTTTTTAGGTGTTTATCTTTTGAGGCATAAGCCAAAATTGGTTCAGATATTAGCAGTAGTAATTATGATACCAATTGTAGTTTATGGTGTGCGTGAAGGACGCTATTGGTTTATTGACATTACTGGAAAAACAAGATATCTCAGAGGTCCAGGTGTGGTTTGGGATTGGTACATTCCGTCATTGTTTATGATGATACAATTTGGTTGTTTGTTCACCTATCGCTATTTTAAGGAAAATCAACAAAAATTGAGGGTTGAAGGTGAGTTGAAAACGGCAGCTTTAAAAAGTGAACTTTCGGCTTTAAAAGCACAATTAAACCCACATTTTCTATATAACATTTTTAATACGATTAGCGCTTCTGTACCACCCGAAAATGAAA belongs to Winogradskyella sp. J14-2 and includes:
- a CDS encoding TonB-dependent receptor domain-containing protein, which produces MKRLLQLTVVLSINFAFAQNSITGKVVDANNQPISNAIVSLLNAETSAFIKGELTNENGIFKYKSIENGTYTLLITSLGMEDYKFENFSIENNAKNFETIVMKEASEALEEVTVVAEKPMIQVLADKTVFNVAGTINAIGDSGFELLRKAPGIIIDNSDNIVVEGKAGVLIYIDDRPSVLRGQDLVNFLKTLQASDIEALEIITQPSSRYDAEGNAGIINIKLKRDKTLGTNGSLASSLTVGEFARTSSSVSFNNRNKKTSIYGTYSNNFGKSFSFINLNRTQNGTNFDARTETIFDNNSNNIRIGFDYFTTPESTFGIILTGNFNNSNSESDSRTPITPLGNDNPNQVLIAESDSDNQTSNLYANLNYRFKDTLGHSLNIDVDFGKYDSDRTNLQPNRYLNGNETQVLSENIVFFDTPIDISIFSAQADYEQNFLKGKLGLGAKYSKVNTDNSFDAFDRTNGNNNLDETQSNDFIYDEQIIAAYFNYNRKFKKFNFQIGLRTETTISDGQLESMQDNADDRVTRNYTNWFPSGGITYQVNQKNSLALIYSKRIQRPNYQSLNPFQYRIDELSFRQGNPFLQPQYTDNLKLSHTYNYRLTTSLSYSFISDFFAQVTEALGDDQNFIIQRNVANQKIINLGISYPTKFNDWWRVYFSLNAYRSIYEATNPDFVSTKQNTLSLYAQNTFKLPKDITFEVSGWYSSPSVWGGTYETRSLGSLNLAFQKKFFDEKLTARLGFNDILFTSPWQGSTRFGDLFIDGNGGSDSRQVRFNLTYNFGRNEIKKARKRDTGIENEKNRMN
- a CDS encoding sensor histidine kinase, whose protein sequence is MKIKARHIAIIALFYLFFSVLYRIVLWYSGNNYPEEGFWGWANPKGYWNMSGMQYLFYFFASLLIWFLGVYLLRHKPKLVQILAVVIMIPIVVYGVREGRYWFIDITGKTRYLRGPGVVWDWYIPSLFMMIQFGCLFTYRYFKENQQKLRVEGELKTAALKSELSALKAQLNPHFLYNIFNTISASVPPENEKTRRMIAELSDLFRYQLKASKVEKVPLGEELEFVNKYLDLEKERFQERLKVDVNVEEHLKEEMVPPMLLQPLVENSIKHGLSSLIEGGEIHISIFKKDDKLHFEIADTGIGIEDKKAVFEKGIGLTNTKLRLEKMYQSTLKLTDNEPKGLKVEFAI
- a CDS encoding WD40/YVTN/BNR-like repeat-containing protein, which gives rise to MKHIFPLVFLFCISFISAQEFSMDLVKKMTPRNIGPAGMSGRVTAIDVVNNNPDIMYVGTASGGLWKSTSGGIKWEPIFDKEVTASIGAVEIQQSNPSVIWVGTGEGNPRNSLNGGYGIYKSLDGGKSWMAMGLEKTRHIHRIIVDPSNPNVVYVGAIGSPWGEHPERGVFKTTDGGKTWNKILFANNKTGVADMVMDPTNPNKLFVAMWEHKRDPWFFNSGGEGSGLHMTHDGGKTWKKITPDDGFPKGNLGRIGVAIAANKPNIVYALVEAEKNALYKSEDGGFKWKKINDKNDIGNRPFYYSEIYVDPQNENRVYSVFTYVNVSEDGGKNFEQLMPAYGVSNGVHPDHHAWWIHPEDGSFMIDGNDGGMNITKDGGKSWRFIGNLPVAQFYHINVDNEFPYNVYGGMQDNGSWRGPAYVWKDQGIRNSYWQEISFGDGFDVVPDRDDSRYGWSMSQQGYVSRYDWQTGNNYGVRPTHPDPEMQLRFNWNSAINIDPFDNSTIYFGSQFVHKSTDKGETWTIISPDLTTNDPEKQKQSESGGLTMDATGAENHCTILVIEPSPVEKDMLWAGTDDGRVHYTTDGGKNWNDVSKNITGLPKGSWIAQIKASNKNKGEALLIANDYRRFNYAPYAYRTKNYGKSWERIVDERDVKSYTLAIVEDIEEPNLLFLGTDDGLYISLNAGEKWTKWTEGFPTTSVKDLVIHPREHDLVIGTFGRAAWVLDDIRPLRAIAKNKSIINSNIELFDPPTAYQAAYQQPTGSRFGADAMYHGENRGYGAHFSYLFNKKEPVKSDIKTDAKKGDKNISDKKVVNEISWDSLTLKIYDGDRLIRTLKQKAPKENGLHKWTWYMDEAGVSRPSRRVRKQDREPSGISVKPGNYKAVLYYGDITSETKISVKSDPRLNISQKNIDEVYTASKHLEQLQQKAAEAVEQLVKSKTIAVNYKKELSKLDKELYKAQVESSKEAIKAIDSLIDRYLGKVDKRQGITRNPEVTPMQRLGTARSYVSNSQTGLTTTETTLIQHAKDAFDKVFGETNNFFNTTWKDYQNTMKDLKIDPFKETKSFSID
- a CDS encoding vWA domain-containing protein — translated: MNEKQNRSGFVFKTYEAPHQSPFEKLFEIFKELITYTSGDFDEAIDWLRQLDKEYELTTPDYTIDDFIEDLKNKGYIREEIEFGDEGDGSGKGKLSITAKTERAIRKQALEHIFGKIKRSGSGNHKSKGLGIGDEHTGDFRAYQFGDALEKVSVTESLRNAQINNGIGDFSLTEDDLVVEETLHKSQMSTVLMIDISHSMILYGEDRITPAKKVAMALAELITTRYPKDTLEILVFGNDAWPIKIKELPYLKVGPFHTNTVAGLQLAMDMLRRKRNTNKQIFMITDGKPSCLRMPDGQYYKNSNGLDPFITNKCYAMAQQARRLHIPITTFMIAEDPYLMQFIREFTQANRGKAFYTGLKGLGQMIFEDYENNRKKRIS
- a CDS encoding magnesium chelatase codes for the protein MKKNKITTLGELKQSGYQPKSIKDELRDNLIANIKNKKNTFEGIHGYENTVIPELERAILSRHNINLLGLRGQAKTRLARMMVNLLDEYIPVVEGSEINDDPLNPISRYAKELVAQKGDNTPISWLHRNERFAEKLATPDVTVADIIGDVDPIKAANLKLSYADDRVIHYGMIPRANRCIFVINELPDLQARIQVALFNILQEGDIQIRGFKLRLPLDMQFVFTANPEDYTNRGSIVTPLKDRIGSQILTHYPESVEIARTITSQEAKLVESQATSVYVPDLAKDLLEQISFEARESEYIDAKSGVSARMSITAFENLLSTAERRALLAGDESTSVRLSDFIGVIPAITGKVELVYEGEQEGADFVANELLNSAIKTLFPEYFPKIEKLEKQGDETPYDALISWFFNGDGFELLDDFDDATYQSKLDEIKPLDTLIADYQPDIDPKDVYFEKEFILWGLTQFKKLSKYRYAEGTQFKDPYGSYISGL